A single region of the Nocardioides ochotonae genome encodes:
- a CDS encoding AMP-binding protein, with protein MKFNLASVFETVADAVPERVALTYEGRDLTYAEFDREATQVGHLFAAHGVAPGEHVAIFLKNSVEHVTSMVGLLKIRAVPINVNYRYTAAELEYLFTNSDSVAVVVEETAHQQVLASILDRLPQLRTVYVAGQPDAALVSAAGERGVALVDLAGWRDQPAERDFAERTGEEHYILYTGGTTGYPKGVVWTHDDLFHKPLSGGNPYGDAHPDLAAVAAAAQAMPPISFLIAAPLMHGAASYAMFFYFIFGGRLVMLRDFDPARIVDGIAHDGLQSLLIVGDAMGMPLADEMERRQDAVDYSALFMITSGGAIWSQACRDRFKALAPGAMQRDNFGASESGNDGEITLDERGNLRVPATDKMLVVDDTLAEVPAGPENVGLIARLGPVPQGYYKDEEKTARTFRTLPDGRRCSVLGDMGYRDHDGSIVFLGRGSQCINTGGEKVYVEEVENVLHGHPDIADVLVVAIPDERLGERVAAVVSPREGREPQLEDVQRHARESLAGYKVPRDLVVVPEVKRTPAGKADYRWAKAVASEHAPTPA; from the coding sequence ATGAAGTTCAACCTGGCCTCCGTGTTCGAGACCGTCGCCGACGCCGTGCCCGAGCGGGTCGCCCTCACCTACGAGGGTCGTGACCTGACCTACGCCGAGTTCGACCGCGAGGCCACCCAGGTCGGCCACCTCTTCGCGGCACACGGCGTCGCGCCGGGTGAGCACGTCGCGATCTTCCTCAAGAACAGCGTCGAGCACGTCACCTCGATGGTCGGCCTGCTCAAGATCCGCGCGGTGCCGATCAACGTGAACTACCGCTACACCGCCGCGGAGCTGGAGTACCTCTTCACCAACTCCGACAGCGTCGCCGTCGTCGTCGAGGAGACCGCCCACCAGCAGGTGCTCGCCTCGATCCTCGACCGCCTCCCCCAGCTCCGCACCGTGTACGTCGCCGGGCAGCCCGACGCGGCGCTCGTGTCCGCGGCCGGCGAGCGCGGTGTCGCGCTCGTCGACCTCGCCGGCTGGCGCGACCAGCCGGCCGAGCGGGACTTCGCCGAGCGCACCGGGGAGGAGCACTACATCCTCTACACCGGCGGCACCACGGGCTACCCGAAGGGCGTCGTCTGGACCCACGACGACCTCTTCCACAAGCCGCTCTCGGGCGGCAACCCCTACGGCGACGCCCACCCCGACCTCGCCGCCGTCGCGGCGGCCGCCCAGGCGATGCCCCCGATCTCGTTCCTCATCGCGGCCCCGCTGATGCACGGCGCGGCGTCGTACGCGATGTTCTTCTACTTCATCTTCGGCGGCCGGCTGGTCATGCTCCGTGACTTCGACCCGGCGAGGATCGTCGACGGCATCGCGCACGACGGCCTGCAGAGCCTGCTCATCGTCGGCGACGCAATGGGCATGCCGCTGGCCGATGAGATGGAGCGCCGCCAGGACGCGGTCGACTACTCCGCGCTGTTCATGATCACCTCCGGCGGGGCGATCTGGTCCCAAGCCTGCCGCGACCGGTTCAAGGCGCTCGCGCCCGGCGCGATGCAGCGCGACAACTTCGGCGCCTCGGAGTCGGGCAACGACGGCGAGATCACGCTGGACGAGCGGGGCAACCTGCGGGTGCCGGCCACCGACAAGATGCTCGTCGTCGACGACACGCTCGCCGAGGTGCCCGCCGGACCCGAGAACGTCGGCCTCATCGCCCGCCTCGGCCCGGTCCCCCAGGGCTACTACAAGGACGAGGAGAAGACCGCCCGCACGTTCCGCACACTGCCCGACGGGCGGCGCTGCTCGGTGCTGGGCGACATGGGCTACCGCGACCACGACGGCTCGATCGTCTTCCTCGGCCGCGGCTCGCAGTGCATCAACACCGGCGGGGAGAAGGTCTACGTCGAGGAGGTCGAGAACGTCCTCCACGGCCACCCCGACATCGCCGACGTCCTCGTCGTCGCCATCCCCGACGAGCGGCTCGGCGAGCGGGTCGCCGCCGTCGTCTCCCCGCGGGAGGGCCGCGAGCCGCAGCTCGAGGACGTCCAACGCCACGCGCGCGAGTCGCTGGCCGGCTACAAGGTCCCCCGCGACCTGGTCGTCGTCCCCGAGGTCAAGCGCACCCCCGCCGGCAAGGCCGACTACCGCTGGGCCAAGGCGGTCGCGAGCGAGCACGCCCCCACCCCCGCCTGA
- a CDS encoding ATPase, T2SS/T4P/T4SS family, whose amino-acid sequence MAITTAGRHAQTRSVLVDLLDERVRDLVRREGVDPQRDAGVVRRIAEGVVRAHDERSLTGQVEPVPDVEVVVGELVARVAGFGPLQEFLDDPEVEEIWINDPSRVFVARRGRHELTNLMLSAAQVTELVERMLKSSGRRLDLSQPFVDAMLPEGHRLHVVLEGISRGFSAVNIRKFVLRAARVADLVELGSMTPRAAGFLEASVRAGLNIMVAGGTQHMQKPGIMGAWRSGSPPGP is encoded by the coding sequence ATGGCGATCACCACGGCAGGGCGGCACGCCCAGACGCGCAGTGTGCTGGTCGACCTGCTCGATGAGCGGGTGCGTGACCTCGTACGCCGCGAGGGGGTCGACCCGCAGCGCGACGCCGGGGTCGTACGCCGGATCGCCGAGGGCGTGGTGCGCGCCCACGACGAGCGGAGCCTGACCGGGCAGGTGGAGCCGGTGCCCGACGTCGAGGTCGTGGTCGGCGAGCTGGTCGCGCGGGTGGCGGGGTTCGGGCCGCTGCAGGAGTTCCTCGACGACCCCGAGGTCGAGGAGATCTGGATCAACGATCCGTCCCGGGTGTTCGTGGCGCGCAGGGGGCGCCACGAGCTGACCAACCTGATGCTGAGCGCCGCGCAGGTGACCGAGCTGGTCGAGCGGATGTTGAAGTCCAGTGGTCGCCGGCTCGACCTGAGCCAGCCGTTCGTGGACGCGATGCTGCCCGAGGGCCATCGCCTGCACGTGGTGCTGGAGGGGATCAGCCGGGGGTTCTCCGCGGTCAACATCCGCAAGTTCGTGCTGCGCGCGGCCCGGGTCGCCGACCTGGTCGAGCTGGGGTCGATGACGCCGCGGGCGGCGGGTTTCCTGGAGGCCTCGGTGCGCGCCGGGCTCAACATCATGGTCGCCGGTGGTACCCAACACATGCAGAAACCAGGCATTATGGGGGCATGGCGAAGCGGAAGCCCACCCGGGCCGTGA
- a CDS encoding recombinase family protein, translated as MAKRKPTRAVIYLRLSQASETSVSIARQREACEEEARRLGLDVVLVAVDDGVSGSKTAPLDRRGFRQVCDLDRPWDVLIVWSLDRLVRNIASFWDTHNWLEARGKALVLCKERVDGSTTVGKMVLGLLAGIAQVEAENIAARVAAARAHLLTTGRSAGGATPYGWRNVDNPAGPGKVLAKDPAQAPVVRRILTEAAGGGTMYGIAKGLTDDGVPAPSWRGVPFALGRWHHSQVERVVRHPVCAGMVPHNPGNVDTKRRGEDVVRDERGMPRVYPDLAALPVAEWRALVASLDGRDSPQARPRAMKSSTSPLLSGLMWCRSERHDGPVRMWRGTIQGREGYVCRAKGCNMVISNFEDALVEHVLGRVGGDLRWQRVQRVVTGGEAELPEIELALDDLSAKIRAAGSADERRRLREREDALLELRDARRAEGGEVEWVQVATDRTFREDYEAAATVEERRAVLDDCVERVEVRRGRPGRRTAGQMLERLTLVLKPTPTWHDPDEGWLGVGA; from the coding sequence ATGGCGAAGCGGAAGCCCACCCGGGCCGTGATCTACCTGCGGCTCTCGCAGGCCAGCGAGACCAGCGTGTCCATCGCCCGGCAGCGCGAGGCGTGCGAGGAGGAGGCCCGGCGGCTCGGCCTCGACGTGGTGCTCGTCGCCGTGGACGACGGCGTCAGCGGCTCGAAGACCGCGCCGCTCGACCGGCGGGGCTTCCGGCAGGTCTGCGACCTCGACCGGCCGTGGGACGTGCTCATCGTCTGGTCCCTCGACCGGCTCGTCCGCAACATCGCGTCCTTCTGGGACACCCACAACTGGCTGGAGGCGCGGGGCAAGGCCCTCGTGCTCTGCAAGGAGCGGGTGGACGGCTCGACCACGGTCGGCAAGATGGTGCTCGGCCTGCTCGCAGGCATCGCCCAGGTCGAGGCCGAAAACATCGCCGCGCGGGTCGCCGCCGCCCGCGCCCACCTGCTGACCACCGGCCGCAGCGCCGGGGGCGCGACGCCGTACGGGTGGCGCAACGTGGACAACCCGGCCGGGCCCGGCAAGGTGCTCGCCAAGGACCCCGCACAGGCGCCGGTCGTGCGGCGGATCCTCACCGAGGCCGCGGGCGGCGGCACGATGTACGGGATCGCCAAGGGCCTCACCGACGACGGTGTTCCAGCGCCGTCCTGGCGCGGCGTGCCGTTCGCGCTGGGCCGCTGGCACCACAGCCAGGTCGAGCGCGTCGTCCGGCACCCGGTCTGCGCCGGGATGGTCCCGCACAACCCCGGCAACGTGGACACGAAGCGGCGGGGCGAGGACGTGGTGCGGGACGAGCGCGGGATGCCCCGGGTCTACCCCGACCTCGCCGCCCTGCCGGTGGCGGAGTGGCGGGCGCTGGTCGCCTCGCTGGACGGCCGCGACTCCCCGCAGGCCCGGCCGCGGGCGATGAAGTCCTCGACCTCGCCGCTGCTCAGCGGCCTCATGTGGTGCCGCTCGGAGAGGCACGACGGGCCGGTACGGATGTGGCGCGGGACGATCCAGGGCCGCGAGGGCTACGTCTGTCGGGCCAAGGGCTGCAACATGGTGATCTCCAACTTCGAGGACGCGCTGGTCGAGCACGTCCTGGGGCGCGTCGGCGGCGACCTCCGCTGGCAGCGCGTGCAGCGGGTCGTGACCGGCGGGGAGGCCGAACTGCCGGAGATCGAGTTGGCGCTGGACGACCTCAGCGCCAAGATCCGCGCCGCCGGGTCGGCCGACGAGCGGCGTCGGCTGCGCGAGCGGGAGGACGCGCTTCTTGAACTGCGCGACGCGCGGCGGGCCGAGGGCGGGGAGGTCGAGTGGGTCCAGGTCGCCACCGACCGGACGTTCCGCGAGGACTACGAGGCCGCGGCCACCGTCGAGGAGCGCCGGGCGGTCCTGGACGACTGCGTCGAGCGGGTGGAGGTCCGGCGCGGGCGGCCGGGACGCCGGACCGCGGGGCAGATGCTGGAGCGGCTGACCCTGGTGCTCAAGCCGACGCCGACGTGGCATGACCCTGACGAGGGGTGGCTCGGCGTGGGTGCCTGA
- a CDS encoding recombinase family protein, which produces MTATVGYRRVSSTDQRLDRQDLGTVDKVFEDHASGKDRDRPGLAACLAYVREGDTLRCYSADRLARSLVDLIATVDDLTGRGVRVEFIKEGLVFDASESADPYARCLMQVMGAFAELERDLIRTRQAEGIALAKGRGAYTGRQPALSPDEVRVARQRHRDGVTLARLVKDFGVAKSTMQAAIAGTGVYAGVAA; this is translated from the coding sequence ATGACAGCCACCGTCGGCTACCGCCGCGTCTCGTCCACCGACCAGCGCCTCGACCGCCAGGACCTCGGCACCGTCGACAAGGTGTTCGAGGACCACGCCAGCGGCAAGGACCGCGACCGCCCCGGGCTCGCTGCCTGCCTGGCCTACGTCCGCGAGGGCGACACGCTCCGGTGCTACTCCGCGGACCGCCTCGCCCGCAGCCTGGTCGACCTGATCGCCACCGTGGACGACCTGACGGGCCGGGGCGTGCGTGTCGAGTTCATCAAGGAGGGCCTGGTCTTCGACGCCTCCGAGTCCGCCGACCCGTACGCCCGGTGCCTCATGCAGGTGATGGGCGCGTTCGCCGAGTTGGAGCGCGACCTGATCCGCACCCGGCAGGCCGAGGGCATCGCCCTCGCCAAGGGCCGCGGCGCCTACACCGGCCGCCAGCCAGCGCTGTCGCCGGACGAGGTCCGCGTCGCCCGCCAGCGCCACCGCGACGGCGTCACGCTGGCCCGGCTGGTCAAGGACTTCGGCGTCGCGAAGAGCACGATGCAGGCCGCGATCGCGGGCACCGGCGTCTACGCGGGCGTCGCAGCGTGA
- a CDS encoding bifunctional DNA primase/polymerase, translating to MTLFLHPAGPFEAAAERYRDAGMAPVSLPAKAKEPPVEGFTGKKHRGVHAFTDADLRFLAEYNPGGNVGVRLPEDVVGIDVDVRNGGDQTVAFKAVALGPLPPTLSSTSREDGSRIAFYRVPAGLEWRDVGDGVETIWWGSRYAVAWPSRHPDTGATYRWYGADDAALPGPPAGGWDAVTAALPEPWVEALRKAERAEVAAVDLPTLRPAEVRRRVNGALRWLGEAKHGQRNARIFDTGVLVGGLWAQLPPDCADEDLDPDALRGLVCKVFADIGVDPDERKANDTLDRGWDTGVRDPAANPPPDFSVEPGEPEARPKVRLDVTNPDAAYKAACRALGTGSLSGVFRRDGSLVYTPRQGEDGYVEPTGSRQYEDGSVVYDEDGAAQVRRLDGPALRALVAHNADVFKMVTPQGQRVAQEKAAVLPTDTAALLLGSPEYVTGARALRAVVHTPLVLADGSVLAEPGYDAATGVLLLPEIDVPVPRGEVTRAQAAEAVALLDALLGPPGGGPTAGFPFVTHDDRATYLAALLTPLLREVAGPPYPLFAIGAPTPGSGKSYLAWILRAVHGGVFRAEMPRSDDELRKQITTILDQTTGPVVTFDNLSGPFASSRFDGLLTSGEWTDRLLGGNEEATLTNDRVWTVTGNNLTFGGDMRRRVRWVTIDAGVARPEERRFAIDLKPWVEERRGDLLGALLTLVVGWHQAGRPSSDPGRSDDYARWTRATQGILAWAGVPGKVGGAAREGGLEEAEDADVLDLLRAEFGARPWTAAEAVARGDFDRDLAGALPRPAHGGRPNAKSLGHWLRRWQDRPTESGHTLRKQGTAWRFERALAPEDLDLL from the coding sequence ATGACGCTGTTCCTCCACCCCGCCGGGCCGTTCGAGGCCGCGGCCGAGCGGTACCGCGACGCGGGCATGGCCCCGGTGTCGCTGCCCGCGAAGGCGAAGGAGCCCCCGGTCGAGGGCTTCACCGGGAAGAAGCACCGCGGCGTCCACGCCTTCACCGACGCCGACCTCCGTTTCCTGGCCGAGTACAACCCCGGCGGCAACGTCGGCGTGCGCCTGCCCGAGGACGTCGTGGGCATCGACGTTGACGTCCGCAACGGCGGCGACCAGACCGTCGCCTTCAAGGCCGTGGCGCTCGGGCCGCTGCCGCCCACGCTCAGCAGCACCAGCCGTGAGGACGGGTCGCGGATCGCCTTCTACCGGGTGCCCGCCGGCCTGGAGTGGCGGGACGTCGGCGACGGCGTCGAGACGATCTGGTGGGGCTCCCGCTACGCCGTCGCCTGGCCGTCGCGGCACCCCGACACCGGCGCCACCTACCGGTGGTACGGCGCGGACGACGCCGCGCTGCCCGGCCCGCCCGCGGGCGGGTGGGACGCCGTCACCGCGGCGCTGCCCGAGCCGTGGGTCGAGGCGCTGAGGAAGGCGGAGCGCGCCGAGGTTGCCGCCGTCGACCTCCCGACCCTCCGCCCGGCCGAGGTCCGCCGCCGCGTCAACGGCGCCCTGCGCTGGCTCGGCGAGGCGAAGCACGGCCAGCGCAACGCGCGCATCTTCGACACCGGCGTCCTCGTCGGCGGCCTGTGGGCGCAACTGCCCCCCGACTGCGCGGACGAGGACCTGGACCCGGACGCGCTCCGCGGCCTCGTCTGCAAGGTGTTCGCCGACATCGGCGTGGACCCCGACGAGAGGAAGGCCAACGACACGCTGGACCGAGGCTGGGACACCGGCGTCCGCGACCCCGCGGCCAACCCGCCGCCCGACTTCTCGGTCGAGCCCGGTGAGCCGGAGGCCCGGCCGAAGGTCCGGCTCGACGTCACCAACCCGGACGCGGCGTACAAGGCCGCGTGCCGGGCGCTCGGCACCGGGTCGCTGTCCGGAGTGTTCCGGCGCGACGGCAGCCTCGTCTACACCCCGCGCCAGGGCGAGGACGGGTACGTCGAGCCCACCGGCAGTCGGCAGTACGAGGACGGCTCGGTGGTGTACGACGAGGACGGGGCCGCGCAGGTCCGGCGGCTCGACGGCCCCGCGCTGCGCGCGCTCGTCGCGCACAACGCCGACGTGTTCAAGATGGTCACGCCCCAGGGGCAGCGGGTCGCCCAGGAGAAGGCCGCGGTGCTCCCCACCGACACGGCGGCGCTGCTCCTCGGCTCGCCGGAGTACGTCACCGGGGCCCGCGCGCTGCGCGCCGTGGTGCACACGCCCCTGGTCCTCGCGGACGGGTCGGTGCTCGCCGAGCCCGGCTACGACGCGGCGACGGGGGTGCTCCTCCTGCCCGAGATCGACGTCCCGGTGCCCCGGGGCGAGGTCACCCGCGCCCAGGCCGCGGAGGCCGTCGCGCTGCTCGACGCGCTGCTCGGGCCGCCCGGCGGCGGCCCCACCGCGGGGTTCCCGTTCGTCACCCACGACGACCGGGCGACGTACCTGGCCGCGCTGCTCACCCCGCTGCTCCGGGAGGTGGCCGGGCCGCCGTACCCGCTGTTCGCGATCGGCGCGCCGACGCCCGGGTCCGGGAAGTCGTACCTCGCCTGGATCCTCCGCGCCGTCCACGGCGGCGTCTTCCGGGCCGAGATGCCCCGGAGCGACGACGAGTTGCGCAAGCAGATCACGACGATCCTCGACCAGACGACCGGCCCGGTGGTCACCTTCGACAACCTCAGCGGGCCGTTCGCGTCCTCCCGGTTCGACGGCCTCCTGACGTCGGGCGAGTGGACCGACCGGCTGCTCGGCGGCAACGAGGAGGCCACCCTGACCAACGACCGGGTCTGGACCGTCACCGGCAACAACCTGACGTTCGGCGGCGACATGCGGCGCCGGGTGCGGTGGGTGACGATCGACGCCGGGGTGGCCCGGCCCGAGGAGCGCCGGTTCGCGATCGACCTCAAGCCGTGGGTCGAGGAGCGCCGGGGCGACCTGCTCGGCGCGCTGCTCACGCTGGTCGTCGGGTGGCACCAGGCCGGGCGGCCGTCGTCGGACCCGGGCCGGTCGGACGACTACGCGCGGTGGACCCGCGCCACGCAGGGCATCCTCGCCTGGGCCGGGGTGCCGGGGAAGGTTGGCGGGGCGGCCCGGGAGGGCGGGCTGGAGGAGGCCGAGGACGCCGACGTCCTCGACCTCCTCCGCGCCGAGTTCGGGGCCCGGCCGTGGACGGCCGCCGAGGCGGTCGCCCGGGGCGACTTCGACCGCGACCTCGCCGGGGCGCTGCCCCGGCCCGCGCACGGGGGCCGCCCCAACGCCAAGTCGCTCGGCCACTGGCTGCGCCGGTGGCAGGACCGGCCGACCGAGTCCGGGCACACCCTCCGCAAGCAGGGCACGGCCTGGCGGTTCGAGCGGGCGCTGGCGCCGGAGGACCTCGACCTCCTGTAG
- a CDS encoding terminase large subunit domain-containing protein: MSEAAYALATTLRVVAGSAEPVPWGSVADARQRADMHALLAEDDPRQHVWQRARGYMKTTDSGVAALASLLVDVPPSGVVQVFAVDQDQARKIMTAIRVAADHLPADAPPLKITANGATRVDTEAAVVVETSDAASALGASPHLLILDEFANWKDTGSFQDLWDHVYSGLPKQGGARILIVTSAGPVGTWAHGRLTTFQKSRHWRYSLAPGPAPWRTPEDLERQREGLSSHAAYRMFHLNEFTSAEDALVTEEDLAAAVRDGVRERPYDPAHGYVITADLGTSHDASVITVCHREGNRVVQDTVRRWLPRLGRPVPLPEVRDELVRLHEDYGHAPIRIDPSQARLMVQEAQAAGVLIEAVTISVAYNHNCTTALQSAFEQRRIDLLDVKDQTDELLTVVVRTKTSGGKVTVQMDSSGNGHDDQADALGMAVEFLMSRPHFGMPHVTNVGALSQVRVRHASGATPVRGAAREGVRVSQRDLSSSSQAARAARAPVRDALAAYARARGWAAPGRAASGSRKQARPDTRPSDAAPPAG; this comes from the coding sequence GTGAGCGAGGCGGCGTACGCCCTGGCGACGACGCTCCGGGTGGTGGCGGGCTCGGCCGAGCCGGTCCCGTGGGGCTCCGTCGCCGACGCGCGGCAGCGGGCCGACATGCACGCGCTGCTCGCCGAGGACGACCCGCGACAGCACGTCTGGCAGCGGGCCCGCGGCTACATGAAGACCACCGATTCGGGGGTCGCCGCGCTCGCGTCGCTCCTCGTGGACGTGCCTCCGAGCGGCGTGGTGCAGGTGTTCGCGGTGGACCAGGACCAGGCCCGGAAGATCATGACCGCGATCCGCGTCGCCGCGGACCACCTGCCCGCCGACGCCCCGCCGCTGAAGATCACCGCCAACGGCGCGACGCGGGTCGACACCGAGGCCGCGGTCGTCGTCGAGACGTCGGACGCCGCGTCGGCGCTCGGCGCGAGCCCGCACCTTCTGATCCTCGACGAGTTCGCCAACTGGAAGGACACCGGCTCGTTCCAGGACCTCTGGGACCACGTCTACTCCGGCCTGCCCAAGCAGGGCGGGGCCCGCATCCTGATCGTGACCTCGGCCGGGCCGGTCGGCACGTGGGCTCACGGGCGGCTGACGACGTTCCAGAAGTCGCGGCACTGGCGCTACAGCCTCGCGCCTGGCCCGGCGCCGTGGCGCACCCCAGAGGACCTCGAGCGGCAGCGCGAGGGCCTGTCCTCGCACGCGGCCTACCGCATGTTCCATCTCAACGAGTTCACGTCCGCCGAGGACGCGCTGGTGACCGAGGAGGACCTGGCCGCCGCCGTCCGGGACGGCGTGCGGGAGCGGCCCTACGACCCGGCGCACGGGTACGTGATCACGGCCGACCTCGGGACCTCGCACGACGCGTCGGTCATCACCGTGTGCCACCGCGAGGGCAACCGCGTCGTCCAGGACACCGTCCGCCGGTGGCTGCCACGGCTCGGCCGCCCGGTGCCGCTGCCGGAGGTCCGCGACGAGTTGGTTCGGCTGCACGAGGACTACGGCCACGCGCCGATCCGCATCGACCCGAGCCAGGCCCGTTTGATGGTCCAGGAGGCCCAGGCCGCCGGGGTGCTGATCGAGGCGGTCACGATCAGCGTGGCCTACAACCACAACTGCACGACGGCGCTGCAGTCGGCGTTCGAACAGCGCCGGATCGACCTGCTCGACGTGAAGGACCAGACCGACGAGTTGCTGACCGTCGTGGTCAGGACCAAGACGTCCGGGGGCAAGGTGACCGTGCAGATGGACAGCAGCGGCAACGGCCACGACGACCAGGCCGACGCCCTCGGCATGGCCGTGGAGTTCCTGATGTCGCGGCCCCACTTCGGGATGCCTCACGTCACCAACGTCGGCGCCCTCTCCCAGGTGCGCGTCCGGCACGCGTCCGGGGCGACCCCGGTCAGGGGCGCGGCGCGGGAGGGGGTGAGGGTCAGCCAGCGCGACCTCTCGTCCTCCTCGCAGGCGGCGCGGGCGGCGAGGGCGCCGGTCCGGGACGCCCTCGCCGCGTACGCCCGGGCGCGGGGTTGGGCCGCGCCCGGGCGTGCAGCCAGCGGAAGCAGGAAGCAGGCGCGCCCCGACACCCGGCCGAGCGACGCTGCGCCGCCCGCGGGCTGA
- a CDS encoding DNA methyltransferase, translated as MQSELWEEGQPPKTATGRKRPEGVATSDVVVSATIGGNAEIFPDILRLHVPDGSKIADVTFGQGAFWRKIDEHKYDVYGTDIQMGVDCRALPYKDGEMDCVVLDPPYMEGLFRTSAKNMAGSGTHAAFRKAYSDGQATEHVEGAPKYHDAVVDLYLKAGVEAKRVLRKYGVFIVKCQDEVSANRQRLTHVELINAYEADGFYCKDLFVVVRPNRPGVARLVKQEHARKAHSYFLVFIKRNPEAPKRIRPTVKEAREMGLA; from the coding sequence ATGCAGTCCGAACTTTGGGAAGAGGGCCAGCCGCCGAAGACGGCGACGGGGCGCAAGCGCCCCGAGGGCGTAGCGACCTCCGATGTGGTGGTGAGTGCGACCATCGGCGGCAACGCGGAGATCTTCCCCGACATCCTTCGACTGCACGTGCCGGACGGCAGCAAGATCGCCGACGTGACCTTCGGTCAGGGCGCGTTCTGGCGCAAGATCGACGAGCATAAGTACGACGTCTACGGGACCGACATTCAGATGGGCGTCGACTGCCGGGCGCTGCCCTACAAGGACGGGGAGATGGACTGCGTGGTCCTCGACCCGCCGTACATGGAGGGCCTGTTCCGAACGTCGGCGAAGAACATGGCGGGCTCGGGTACACACGCGGCGTTCCGCAAGGCGTACTCCGATGGTCAGGCCACCGAGCATGTCGAGGGTGCGCCGAAGTACCACGACGCCGTGGTTGACCTCTACTTGAAGGCGGGAGTCGAAGCCAAGCGCGTCCTCCGGAAGTACGGGGTGTTTATCGTCAAGTGTCAGGACGAGGTCAGTGCCAATCGGCAGCGCCTAACCCACGTCGAGTTGATCAACGCCTACGAGGCTGACGGCTTCTACTGCAAGGACCTGTTCGTCGTGGTGCGGCCGAACCGGCCGGGCGTCGCCCGACTGGTGAAGCAAGAGCACGCACGCAAGGCACACTCCTACTTCCTGGTGTTCATCAAACGGAACCCGGAAGCCCCGAAGCGGATCCGGCCGACCGTGAAGGAAGCGCGCGAGATGGGGCTCGCCTGA
- a CDS encoding restriction endonuclease, whose protein sequence is MGFLEDWDLSYDEINELLTDNPSLRSFVMGYAAEVKCRNMFFWDHPDVSAIYKPDDHDRTEKGDWMLTYKGHRIGVEVKSLQTVSMRRRRDGSVMPHYQCDASDARTVVFDDGSTVHTTALLVGEFDVVAVNIHAFEGKWDFAFCKNEDLLTMEGATRGAARHYTLTQQRSLIKTTQPMPFDVPPPYSRDPFVLFDEIIEERERGQQPVAPVQAILDEDGR, encoded by the coding sequence GTGGGCTTCCTAGAGGACTGGGACCTCTCGTACGACGAGATCAACGAGTTGCTCACGGACAACCCGAGCCTGCGGTCGTTCGTCATGGGCTACGCGGCCGAGGTCAAGTGCCGGAACATGTTCTTCTGGGACCACCCGGACGTCAGCGCGATCTACAAGCCGGACGACCACGACCGGACCGAAAAGGGCGACTGGATGCTGACCTACAAGGGGCACCGCATCGGCGTAGAGGTGAAGAGCCTCCAGACGGTCAGCATGCGGCGAAGGCGTGACGGGTCGGTGATGCCGCACTACCAGTGCGACGCCTCGGACGCACGGACGGTCGTCTTCGACGACGGCTCGACCGTCCACACGACCGCGCTCCTTGTCGGAGAGTTCGACGTGGTGGCCGTGAACATTCACGCATTCGAGGGCAAGTGGGACTTCGCCTTCTGCAAGAACGAGGACCTGCTCACCATGGAGGGCGCGACTCGCGGCGCGGCGCGGCACTACACACTGACGCAGCAGCGAAGCCTCATCAAGACGACTCAGCCAATGCCGTTCGACGTTCCCCCGCCCTACTCCCGGGACCCCTTCGTGCTGTTCGACGAGATCATCGAGGAGCGGGAGCGTGGCCAGCAGCCGGTGGCCCCCGTCCAGGCAATTCTCGACGAGGACGGCAGGTAG
- a CDS encoding CpaF family protein → MQSFTSPRWACDPRGAERGCQRFQKTPCRTRRSDRQLARFGSVCTQTGKTTMLNCLAAAIPGGERIVSVEEVFELRFPHPDWVPMQTRQSGLEGTGEIRLRDLVKESLRMRPSRLIVGEVRAEECLDLLLALNAGLPGMGTLHANSAREALVKMCTLPLLAGENISARFVVPTVASSVDLVVHLGLDQHGVRRVNEIVAVPGRVENDVIEVEPIFERRGGDLRRTRGMPPRVELYERAGIDVHALLAEPATAPEQGREVS, encoded by the coding sequence ATTCAGTCCTTTACCTCGCCCCGTTGGGCTTGTGACCCTAGGGGCGCGGAGCGGGGCTGTCAGCGGTTCCAGAAAACGCCCTGCCGAACGCGGAGGTCGGACCGACAATTAGCCCGGTTTGGTTCGGTTTGCACCCAGACCGGGAAGACCACGATGCTCAACTGCCTCGCGGCCGCGATCCCCGGCGGGGAGCGGATCGTGTCGGTCGAGGAGGTCTTCGAGCTGCGGTTCCCGCACCCCGACTGGGTGCCGATGCAGACGCGCCAGTCCGGGCTCGAGGGCACGGGGGAGATCCGGCTGCGCGACCTGGTCAAGGAGAGCCTGCGCATGCGTCCCAGTCGGCTGATCGTGGGGGAGGTGCGTGCGGAGGAGTGTCTCGACCTGCTGCTGGCGCTCAACGCGGGCTTGCCCGGCATGGGGACCCTGCACGCCAACAGCGCCCGCGAGGCGCTGGTGAAGATGTGCACGCTCCCGCTGCTGGCCGGCGAGAACATCTCGGCCCGCTTCGTCGTGCCCACGGTCGCCTCGTCGGTGGACCTGGTGGTCCACCTCGGGCTCGACCAGCACGGCGTACGACGGGTCAACGAGATCGTCGCCGTGCCCGGCCGCGTGGAGAACGACGTGATCGAGGTGGAGCCGATCTTCGAGCGGCGCGGTGGCGACCTGCGGCGCACCCGGGGGATGCCGCCGCGGGTGGAGCTCTACGAACGCGCCGGCATCGACGTGCACGCGCTGCTCGCCGAGCCCGCCACCGCACCCGAGCAGGGCCGCG